In Mycobacteriales bacterium, the genomic stretch GTCCACGGTCGGGATCATCGTGGTCTCGGCGCGCCGTGGCGAGAGGGACAAGGTCACCGCCCTCAACGTCGGTGCCGACGACTACATGACCAAGCCGTTCAGCATCGAGGAGCTACTCGCGCGCATCACCGCGACGCTGCGGCGCAGCCGTCCGGCGCCCGAGGCCGAGCCGCAACGCACCACCCTCGCGATCGGCGACCTGGAGATCGACCTGGCCGGCCAGCGGGTCACCCGGGCGGGAGCCGAGATCCACCTGACCACGACCGAGTTCGCGCTGCTGCGCGAGCTCGCGATCGACCGCGGCAAGCTGCTCAGCCATGCCGACCTGCTCCGCCGGGTCTGGGGCGTCGGGTATCAGACCGAGACCGAGTACGTGCGGGTCTATATCCGGCGGCTGCGTGCAAAGCTCGAGGTCGAGGGCGCTCCGCGCCTGATCATCACCCAGCCCCGTGCGGGCTACCGGCTGGCCGCGGAGTGACCCCGCCCGCAGGGCCTGTTACCGTACCGAGACATTGTTCACAGATTGTTTCTGACCCGGGTCGGATGTTCACGGGGTGTTCATGCAGTTGAGCCTTATCGTCCGCTCGACCGCACGAATGCTGTCTCGTCCCGGTGGGAATGAGCTCGCCGGGCGCGAACAGCTCCGCCCCTGGAGGACATCTTGCCGTTGATCAACAAGCGCGCGATGGCCGTCGCGCTCGCTGCCGTCGGGCTGACCGCCGCGGCGTGCGGCAGCAGCTCGTCCGGTGGTACGCCGCCGGCATCGAGCACGTCGCCCACGGCTGCGGGCTCGTCCGCGCCATCGACACCGAACATCACCGCCAGCTCGTTCACCCGTGACTTCTCGGCGATGGCGCAGCTGAAGTCGCTCGCCTCGCAAGGGAAGGGCAACGTCGGCGTCATCCTGCCGGACACCACGTCGTCAGCCCGCTACGCCGAGTTCGACGCCCCGTACCTGACCAAGGCGTTCGAAGACGCCGGTTTGACCTCCTCGCAGATCAGCATCAAGAACGCGCAGGGCTCGGACAGCACGTTCGTCACCGACGCCGAGGCCGACATCACCAACGGCGCTTCCGTGCTCCTGATCGACCCCGAGGACCCGGGCACCGGCGGCCGCGTCGAGACCTACGCCAAGCAGCACGGCGTCGCGGTCATCGACTACGACCGGATCACCCAGGGCTCGTACTACATCAGCTTCAACAACGTCGAGGTCGGCAAGCTGATCGGCAACGGTTTCGCGACCTGCGTGAAGGCGTGGCATGTCGCCAAGCCGGACCTGATCGAGATGAAGGGCGACCCGACCGACAACAACGCGACGTTGTTCGCCGAGGGGTACGGCGCGGTCATCAAGGCGCACCCGTCATGGACGGTCGCCGCGGTCCCGCCGGGCACCTGGACGCCGGGCACCGCGCTCACCGAGTTCGAGCAGGCCTACACCGCGCACTCCGGCGTGAACTCCGCGATCATCCCCAACGATGAGAACGGCGCGCCGATCATCACCTACCTGAAGAACCACGGGATCAAGCCGCGGACCTTCCCGATGACTGGGCAGGACGCCACCCTGGTCGGCCTGCAGAACATCCTGTCCGGCTACCAGTGCGGCACTGCGTACAAGCCGATCTACCTCGAGGCCCAGGCAGCGGCTGCCGTCGCGATGTACGTGCGCGCCGGCCAGACCCCGCCGTCGGCTCTGGTCAACGGCTCTACCGCCAACCCGAACAACCACGGCAAGGCGATGCCGTCGGTCCTGCTCAAGCCGGAATGGGTCACCCCGTCCAACATGAACGCGACCATCATCAAGGACCAGTTCGTGCCGGCCAAGCAGCTGTGCACCA encodes the following:
- a CDS encoding substrate-binding domain-containing protein; amino-acid sequence: MPLINKRAMAVALAAVGLTAAACGSSSSGGTPPASSTSPTAAGSSAPSTPNITASSFTRDFSAMAQLKSLASQGKGNVGVILPDTTSSARYAEFDAPYLTKAFEDAGLTSSQISIKNAQGSDSTFVTDAEADITNGASVLLIDPEDPGTGGRVETYAKQHGVAVIDYDRITQGSYYISFNNVEVGKLIGNGFATCVKAWHVAKPDLIEMKGDPTDNNATLFAEGYGAVIKAHPSWTVAAVPPGTWTPGTALTEFEQAYTAHSGVNSAIIPNDENGAPIITYLKNHGIKPRTFPMTGQDATLVGLQNILSGYQCGTAYKPIYLEAQAAAAVAMYVRAGQTPPSALVNGSTANPNNHGKAMPSVLLKPEWVTPSNMNATIIKDQFVPAKQLCTSKYKAACKAAGING
- a CDS encoding response regulator transcription factor, with the translated sequence MAERTRVLVVEDDPNIVDLIRSNLAVRGFDTLVSTDGVRALALLESGRPDVVLLDLMLPGVDGLDLCRAMREQSTVGIIVVSARRGERDKVTALNVGADDYMTKPFSIEELLARITATLRRSRPAPEAEPQRTTLAIGDLEIDLAGQRVTRAGAEIHLTTTEFALLRELAIDRGKLLSHADLLRRVWGVGYQTETEYVRVYIRRLRAKLEVEGAPRLIITQPRAGYRLAAE